The sequence below is a genomic window from Actinomycetota bacterium.
CCTATCAAGATGCAGACGATCACGCTCAACGACGTACCGGCGAGTGGCGGTCTGGCCGCGGTGGACACCTACCTCGGCGCGACCGAGCCCTCGCGTTCGAAGGGTATCGAGTACGGCGGCGCGCACGTGATCGAGGATCTCTTGCGCGGACGTGCCGTGCGGCTTCGCGCGACCGGACCCGGGACGGACTGCTACCCGCGTACCGAGATCGACACCTGGGTCACGCTCGAGGACCTGAATCAGGCGTACCTCTTCAACCCGCGCAACGCGTACCAGAACTACGCGGTGGCCGTGAATACGGGCGACCAGGCGCTCTACACCTACCTCGGCACTCTTCTGCCGAGGCTCGCCAACGCTACGTACTGCTCGGCCGGTGCGCTCTCGCCGCTACTGAACGATCCGACGTACCGAACGATCGGCGTGGGAAGTCGGATCTTCGTGGCCGGGGCGCCGGGGTATGTCGCCTGGGAAGGGACGCAGCACAACCCGAACCAGAACCGCGACGAGCACGGCGTGCCGACCGCACCGAGCGGGACGATCGCCGTGATAGCGGACTTGAAGGCGGCCTCGCCCGAGTTCTTCTCGGCGGCGACGTTCACAAAGTACGGTGTGAGCGCGTTCGTTGGCATCGGTATTCCGATACCGGTGCTTGACGAGGAGATAGCCGAGACGCTCGCCCTGACCGACGAGGACCTGACGGCGACCGTGTTCGACTACGCGGTGCAA
It includes:
- a CDS encoding homocysteine biosynthesis protein produces the protein MSKSWEEINARIASGEAVVMTAEEFAEVAASDGVKAAARKVDVVTTGTFGPMCSSGAFLNFGHSDPPIKMQTITLNDVPASGGLAAVDTYLGATEPSRSKGIEYGGAHVIEDLLRGRAVRLRATGPGTDCYPRTEIDTWVTLEDLNQAYLFNPRNAYQNYAVAVNTGDQALYTYLGTLLPRLANATYCSAGALSPLLNDPTYRTIGVGSRIFVAGAPGYVAWEGTQHNPNQNRDEHGVPTAPSGTIAVIADLKAASPEFFSAATFTKYGVSAFVGIGIPIPVLDEEIAETLALTDEDLTATVFDYAVQHRSRPSLGQVTYAQLRTGSIEVDGKQVPTGPISSLPKARAIAAELKRWIAEECFPLAPPLQQLPQPGSQSFKPLEIRSEEAI